A portion of the Deinococcus peraridilitoris DSM 19664 genome contains these proteins:
- a CDS encoding DUF2171 domain-containing protein translates to MSNDIREQMPVKNSLNQEIGTVIKSGDEYLKIVLSGNEKTYWVPNSLIERVDNHVHLTASGDDLAHRWMTKDPEAFRDQLVDESSKESFPASDPPSFNPGKT, encoded by the coding sequence ATGTCGAATGACATCCGCGAGCAGATGCCCGTGAAGAACTCTCTCAACCAGGAGATCGGCACGGTGATCAAATCAGGTGACGAGTACCTGAAAATCGTGCTGTCCGGTAATGAAAAGACCTACTGGGTCCCCAATTCCCTGATTGAACGGGTTGACAACCATGTTCACCTGACCGCGTCCGGCGACGACCTCGCGCACCGCTGGATGACCAAAGACCCCGAGGCTTTTCGCGATCAACTGGTTGATGAATCCTCGAAGGAGAGCTTTCCGGCAAGTGACCCGCCCTCGTTCAATCCGGGCAAGACCTGA
- the rbfA gene encoding 30S ribosome-binding factor RbfA has product MKPQQIESQLQRVLSNAIAELRDPRIPLIVTVERVSVTSDFGIARVYLSALGDVPAMLDAVTHARGHLQREVARQVKLRRTPTLEFYPAGEAPL; this is encoded by the coding sequence ATGAAGCCGCAGCAGATCGAGTCGCAGTTGCAGCGGGTGCTGTCAAATGCCATCGCTGAGTTGCGTGACCCTCGTATTCCGTTGATTGTGACCGTGGAACGTGTGAGTGTCACGTCGGACTTTGGCATTGCGCGCGTGTATCTGTCCGCGTTGGGTGACGTGCCCGCGATGCTCGACGCCGTGACGCACGCGCGTGGGCATTTGCAGCGTGAGGTGGCGCGTCAGGTGAAGCTGCGCCGTACGCCCACGCTGGAGTTTTACCCTGCAGGAGAAGCGCCGCTTTGA
- a CDS encoding CarD family transcriptional regulator — translation MEEVKKNAYNPGDRVVLPPYGIGVVCGISKRRINEATFSYYQVEFPNSTSRAYVPVDAPGGVGMRPALTGADMPELLNHLRDGHMNLPRQWAARHRKVTEILVSGDPYELASLASELRRWNVARGLPDLDRQAYRRALKLLEQEVRELADVNAGDVRAILDSAWGESPN, via the coding sequence GTGGAAGAGGTGAAGAAAAACGCGTACAACCCCGGTGATCGCGTGGTCCTGCCGCCATACGGAATTGGCGTGGTGTGTGGCATCTCCAAACGCCGCATCAACGAAGCGACCTTTTCGTACTACCAGGTGGAATTCCCCAACTCCACCTCGCGGGCTTATGTTCCCGTGGACGCACCTGGTGGAGTGGGCATGCGCCCAGCGCTCACCGGCGCCGACATGCCCGAACTGCTCAACCACCTGCGTGACGGCCACATGAACTTGCCCCGGCAGTGGGCCGCCCGGCACCGCAAAGTCACCGAAATCCTGGTCAGCGGCGATCCTTACGAACTTGCCTCCCTGGCCTCCGAACTGCGCCGCTGGAACGTCGCTCGCGGTCTGCCCGACCTTGACCGCCAGGCTTATCGCCGGGCCCTCAAGCTGCTGGAACAAGAAGTACGTGAACTTGCCGACGTGAATGCCGGCGACGTACGCGCCATCCTCGACAGCGCCTGGGGCGAATCGCCAAACTGA
- a CDS encoding HU family DNA-binding protein, which translates to MTQKRGAKKAASSKAPAKPVRRGSEKIAKTQLVETVSGQTSLNKKQAGEAVAVMLDVVVDALRSGKSVGLPGLGTFSVTSTAERQGVRPGTSERITIPAGKKIRFKAASTLKSSLGVSE; encoded by the coding sequence ATGACACAGAAGCGTGGAGCAAAGAAAGCCGCCAGCAGCAAAGCACCGGCCAAGCCCGTTCGTCGAGGCAGCGAGAAAATCGCCAAGACGCAACTGGTCGAGACAGTTTCGGGACAGACCAGCCTGAACAAAAAACAGGCCGGTGAAGCCGTTGCCGTGATGCTGGACGTAGTCGTGGACGCCCTCCGAAGCGGCAAGAGCGTTGGCCTGCCTGGTCTGGGCACCTTCAGCGTCACCAGCACCGCCGAACGTCAGGGCGTGCGCCCGGGGACCAGCGAGCGCATCACCATTCCTGCCGGCAAGAAAATCCGCTTCAAGGCAGCGAGTACCCTGAAGTCGTCACTTGGCGTCAGCGAATAA
- a CDS encoding 3-deoxy-7-phosphoheptulonate synthase translates to MLDPFLAPYLEDLLAWAAVGARTTESQTHRALVSGMPLPVGFKNGTDGNVQVALDAVISARAPQPLVTFDAQGRPVACRTPGNPDGHVILRGGRAAPNHTADHVRATLGALESAGVSRTVMVDCSHGNSGYDHTRQAAVLREALAQRVRGEPGVAGVMLESHLHAGKQLLKPDAPLQYGVSVTDACIGWEETEALLLEAHAAL, encoded by the coding sequence GTGCTCGATCCGTTCCTGGCGCCGTACCTGGAAGACCTGCTGGCCTGGGCCGCCGTGGGTGCGCGCACCACGGAGTCGCAGACGCACCGCGCCCTCGTGAGCGGGATGCCGCTGCCGGTGGGTTTCAAGAACGGCACGGACGGCAACGTCCAGGTGGCGCTGGACGCCGTGATCTCAGCGCGGGCGCCCCAGCCGCTGGTGACCTTCGACGCGCAGGGAAGACCGGTGGCCTGCCGTACACCCGGCAATCCAGACGGACACGTCATCCTGCGCGGAGGCCGCGCCGCGCCGAACCACACTGCCGACCACGTCCGGGCTACCCTCGGCGCCCTGGAAAGCGCGGGCGTGTCACGAACGGTGATGGTGGACTGCAGTCACGGCAACAGCGGCTACGACCACACCCGACAGGCGGCCGTGCTGCGTGAGGCGTTGGCCCAGCGCGTGCGAGGCGAACCCGGCGTGGCCGGTGTGATGCTCGAAAGCCACCTGCACGCCGGGAAGCAGCTGCTCAAGCCAGACGCGCCGTTGCAGTACGGCGTCAGCGTTACGGACGCCTGCATCGGTTGGGAGGAAACCGAAGCACTGTTGCTCGAAGCGCACGCCGCCCTCTGA
- a CDS encoding phosphomannomutase yields the protein MPIKFGTDGWRDIIAEDFTHANVAIVAAAHARYLASQGGQSVVIGFDPRFGGPQFARVAANTFAQHGLNVHLAGTYLPTPALSFAARHLGAAGGVMITASHNPPEYSGYKLKGAYGGSATPSMVSGVEQMIDEGDDSEGPTGTIQNLDVRRDYYMALDAILDLDTLRAYRGTLYHDAMGGAGSGWIEGYVKHAKLKLDLHPVHGVPHPLFYDVNPEPIPQNLGVLSALLRQEEGLTFGTVTDGDADRVGAVVAGGIYFNSHQIFAVLIKHLYDRGLRGRVIKTVSGSSIIDLLCQKLGLEVVETPVGFKYITDAFLEGLSDPAKQVLIGGEESGGIGMGMHIPERDGILNSLLMLEAVAKSGKSLPELFADIEELTGFRHFYDRNDLHLDPAFDKFAALQRAKSWQEVAGHTVREVVTKDGVKLLLEGNAWVMLRASGTEPVVRVYAEGTSEEAMREILEEATRRVQEE from the coding sequence ATGCCCATCAAATTCGGAACGGACGGCTGGCGCGACATTATTGCCGAAGACTTTACCCATGCCAATGTCGCCATCGTGGCGGCGGCCCATGCCCGGTACCTCGCCTCACAAGGCGGACAGAGCGTCGTGATCGGCTTCGATCCACGTTTCGGCGGGCCGCAGTTCGCGCGCGTGGCTGCGAATACCTTCGCGCAGCACGGCCTGAATGTGCACCTCGCCGGTACCTACCTGCCCACACCCGCCCTATCGTTTGCCGCGCGGCACCTCGGCGCGGCGGGCGGCGTCATGATCACCGCCTCACACAATCCACCCGAATACAGCGGTTACAAGCTCAAAGGTGCGTACGGCGGCAGCGCCACGCCCAGCATGGTCAGCGGCGTCGAGCAGATGATCGATGAGGGCGACGACAGCGAGGGCCCCACCGGAACCATCCAGAATCTCGACGTGCGCCGCGACTACTACATGGCCCTCGACGCCATCCTCGACCTCGATACCCTGCGCGCCTACCGCGGCACCCTGTACCACGACGCCATGGGTGGCGCGGGCAGCGGCTGGATCGAGGGCTACGTCAAACACGCCAAGCTGAAACTCGATCTGCACCCGGTGCATGGCGTGCCACATCCGCTCTTCTACGACGTCAATCCCGAACCCATCCCACAGAATCTCGGCGTGCTCAGCGCGTTGCTCCGGCAGGAAGAAGGCCTCACCTTCGGCACGGTCACCGACGGTGACGCCGACCGTGTGGGCGCCGTGGTGGCAGGCGGGATTTACTTCAACAGTCACCAGATCTTTGCCGTGCTCATCAAACACCTCTACGACCGTGGCCTGCGTGGACGCGTCATCAAGACCGTGTCGGGCAGCTCCATCATCGATCTGCTGTGCCAGAAACTCGGTCTGGAAGTCGTCGAAACTCCGGTTGGTTTCAAGTACATCACCGACGCCTTCCTCGAAGGGCTCTCCGACCCTGCCAAACAAGTACTGATCGGCGGTGAGGAATCCGGCGGCATCGGCATGGGCATGCACATCCCCGAGCGCGACGGTATTCTCAACAGCCTGCTGATGCTCGAAGCGGTCGCCAAAAGCGGCAAGAGCCTGCCAGAACTCTTTGCGGACATCGAAGAACTCACCGGCTTCCGGCACTTCTACGACCGCAACGACCTGCACCTCGACCCCGCCTTCGACAAATTCGCGGCGCTGCAGCGGGCCAAAAGCTGGCAGGAGGTGGCAGGGCACACGGTGCGAGAGGTCGTCACCAAGGACGGGGTAAAGCTGCTCCTGGAAGGCAACGCCTGGGTGATGCTGCGGGCCTCGGGAACCGAGCCGGTGGTGCGCGTGTACGCCGAGGGAACGAGTGAGGAAGCGATGCGGGAGATTCTGGAAGAGGCGACGCGGAGGGTACAGGAGGAGTAG
- the glmM gene encoding phosphoglucosamine mutase: MTERKYFGTDGIRSVAGEYPLTASWVMQLGCAAAEVLKRSADKPTVVIGKDTRQSGDMLEAALAAGLTSRGVNVVHLGVLPTPGVSYLTRHLKASAGVVISASHNPYEDNGIKFFGPGGEKLGDVLELEIEAEIGRVSELTLVTGVSLGSVTNYSEAERLYVNYLRALAPDLTGLRIAMDCANGAAYRVAPKVFQGAGADVFAIYTTPDGRNINRGCGSTHMEHLQRLVREGSYDLGVAFDGDADRALFVDSRGNVVHGDHMLLLNARARGEQAVVATIMSNMALEVKLAEAGVRLERAQVGDRYVHERLLHGNLHLGGEQSGHVLFLDLSPTGDGVLTALQTLRAARQLGVSLDDVHDELVMFPQTLVNVRVADKLGVSRDPQVAAALAAAEERLAGRGRVNLRPSGTESLVRVMVEGPEEAEIHEVARGIADVIAQRAGVANA, encoded by the coding sequence ATGACAGAACGCAAATACTTCGGCACCGATGGGATCCGTTCGGTGGCCGGTGAATATCCGCTCACGGCGTCGTGGGTGATGCAGCTGGGGTGTGCGGCGGCCGAGGTGCTCAAGCGCTCGGCGGACAAGCCGACGGTCGTGATCGGCAAGGATACGCGTCAAAGTGGCGACATGCTGGAAGCGGCCCTGGCGGCCGGTTTGACATCGCGCGGGGTGAATGTGGTGCACCTGGGCGTGCTGCCCACGCCGGGCGTAAGTTACCTGACGCGCCATTTGAAGGCGAGTGCGGGCGTGGTCATCAGCGCTTCGCACAATCCGTACGAGGACAACGGAATCAAGTTTTTTGGTCCTGGTGGTGAGAAGCTGGGTGACGTGCTGGAGCTGGAAATCGAAGCGGAGATCGGGCGTGTGTCGGAATTGACGCTGGTCACCGGGGTGAGCCTGGGCAGCGTGACCAACTACAGTGAGGCGGAGCGGTTGTACGTGAATTATCTGCGTGCGCTGGCGCCTGACCTGACCGGGCTGCGCATCGCGATGGATTGTGCGAACGGCGCGGCCTACCGGGTTGCTCCGAAGGTCTTTCAGGGCGCGGGTGCCGACGTGTTTGCGATCTACACCACGCCTGATGGACGCAACATCAACCGGGGGTGTGGCAGTACGCACATGGAGCATCTTCAGCGTCTCGTGCGGGAAGGCAGTTACGATCTGGGCGTGGCCTTCGATGGTGACGCCGACCGTGCGTTGTTCGTGGATTCGCGTGGCAACGTGGTGCACGGGGATCATATGCTGCTGCTGAACGCGCGGGCGCGGGGAGAGCAGGCGGTGGTGGCGACGATCATGTCGAACATGGCCCTCGAAGTGAAGCTGGCTGAGGCCGGTGTCAGGCTGGAGCGCGCGCAGGTGGGTGACCGGTACGTGCATGAGCGTCTGCTGCACGGGAATTTGCACTTGGGAGGCGAGCAGAGTGGGCACGTGTTGTTTCTGGATCTCAGTCCGACGGGTGATGGCGTGCTGACGGCGTTGCAGACTTTGCGTGCGGCGCGGCAGCTGGGCGTGTCGCTTGATGATGTGCACGACGAGCTGGTGATGTTTCCGCAGACGTTGGTGAATGTGCGCGTGGCCGACAAGCTGGGCGTCTCGCGTGATCCGCAGGTCGCGGCGGCCCTGGCGGCGGCCGAGGAGCGTCTGGCGGGCCGTGGGCGGGTCAACTTGCGCCCGAGTGGTACAGAGTCGCTCGTGCGGGTGATGGTGGAGGGACCAGAGGAAGCCGAGATTCATGAGGTGGCGCGCGGCATAGCGGACGTCATCGCGCAGCGTGCCGGAGTGGCGAACGCATGA
- a CDS encoding replication-associated recombination protein A, translating into MTLFEAPAPLAERLRPRTLDEVVGQRQLLGPGKPLRRLLESGRLNSLILWGPPGVGKTTLARLVAQYVKAHFISLSAVTAGVKDVRAAVDEAERRVARGERTILFLDEIHRFNKAQQDALLPHVERGLLTLIGATTENPSFEVNPALRSRARTLVLEPLSFEDVRDLLSRALRDERGLPGVDASDEALDLLARLSDGDARRALGTLEVAASLGNPVTPELVTDAYGKHLPAMDKGGEDFYNLISALHKSVRGSHPDAALYWLARMIAGGADPLYVARRIVRMAAEDIGLADPQALRLAVAAQQTAEFLGSPEGDLALAQLVVYLALAPKSNSVYVAWKHALDLAAEQQHPVPVHLRNAPTQLMRAQGYGKGYAYYFDDPEGSFAQTYLPDALNGLQIYAASGEGWEARVKERWQKLRELHTSPEPSS; encoded by the coding sequence ATGACCCTGTTCGAAGCGCCCGCCCCGCTCGCCGAGCGGCTGCGGCCCCGAACCCTCGACGAAGTGGTCGGTCAACGCCAGCTGCTCGGGCCCGGCAAACCCCTGCGCAGGCTGCTGGAAAGCGGACGGCTGAACTCCCTGATCCTGTGGGGACCACCGGGCGTGGGAAAGACCACCCTGGCGCGCCTGGTGGCGCAGTACGTCAAGGCGCACTTCATTTCGCTCAGCGCCGTCACGGCCGGAGTAAAGGACGTCCGTGCCGCCGTCGACGAAGCGGAGCGCCGCGTGGCGCGTGGAGAGCGGACCATCCTGTTTCTCGACGAAATCCACCGGTTCAACAAGGCCCAACAGGACGCCCTGCTGCCACACGTGGAGCGCGGCCTGCTGACATTGATCGGCGCCACCACCGAAAATCCCTCTTTCGAGGTGAACCCGGCATTGCGCTCCCGTGCCCGCACCCTGGTGCTCGAACCCCTCAGCTTCGAGGACGTGCGCGACCTGCTTTCGCGCGCCCTTCGTGACGAGCGGGGCTTGCCCGGCGTGGACGCCTCGGACGAAGCGCTCGACCTGCTCGCACGCCTCTCCGACGGGGACGCCCGGCGTGCCCTCGGCACCCTGGAGGTCGCTGCCTCGCTTGGAAACCCCGTTACCCCGGAACTCGTCACCGACGCGTACGGCAAACATCTGCCCGCCATGGACAAAGGCGGCGAGGACTTTTACAACCTGATCTCGGCGCTGCACAAAAGCGTGCGTGGCTCACACCCCGACGCAGCCCTCTACTGGCTTGCGCGCATGATCGCCGGGGGCGCCGATCCCCTGTACGTCGCGCGGCGCATCGTCCGGATGGCCGCCGAGGACATCGGCCTCGCCGATCCCCAGGCCCTGCGTCTGGCAGTCGCGGCGCAGCAGACTGCCGAATTCCTGGGCAGCCCGGAAGGCGACCTCGCCCTCGCTCAACTGGTGGTGTACCTCGCGCTGGCCCCCAAAAGCAATAGCGTGTACGTTGCCTGGAAACACGCCCTGGACCTCGCCGCGGAGCAGCAGCACCCCGTACCGGTGCACCTGCGCAACGCACCCACGCAGCTCATGCGGGCCCAGGGGTACGGCAAAGGATACGCCTACTACTTCGACGACCCCGAAGGCAGTTTCGCGCAGACCTACCTGCCGGACGCGCTGAACGGCCTGCAGATTTACGCCGCGTCCGGAGAAGGCTGGGAAGCGCGCGTGAAGGAACGCTGGCAGAAGCTGCGGGAACTGCATACTTCACCCGAGCCTTCAAGCTGA
- a CDS encoding YdcF family protein: protein MKEPVRSWETWAACFATGCAWAGLAAFLGEVRAPLALLAGIMLLCLICAVWSGTRRALLVISVLGGALLLTVLLFPVLRPALRQLERREAPQAADAIVVLGGGLSCGSAQLEASSAARLTRGLELWRAGYAPVLTLSEQAQIYGNSACPKVSALSRGQIERLYGQDGPRTLILRQVTDTHDEAVRVRELARLHGWQRVLLVTSPSHSRRAAALFDREGLQVVSVPAEEPRFDGTLPLASDRLYALRVVTYEVLSRVKAVLSGSERM from the coding sequence ATGAAGGAACCCGTGCGCTCCTGGGAAACCTGGGCAGCCTGCTTCGCCACGGGTTGCGCCTGGGCCGGGCTGGCGGCTTTTCTGGGCGAAGTTCGCGCGCCGCTTGCCCTGCTGGCGGGCATCATGCTGCTTTGCCTCATCTGTGCGGTCTGGTCTGGCACACGCCGGGCGCTGCTGGTCATCAGTGTCCTGGGAGGCGCGCTGCTGCTGACCGTGCTGCTGTTTCCCGTTTTACGCCCGGCCTTGCGGCAGCTCGAACGGCGTGAGGCTCCTCAAGCGGCAGACGCCATCGTGGTGCTGGGAGGCGGCCTGTCGTGTGGCAGCGCTCAACTGGAGGCCAGTTCGGCGGCGCGCCTGACGCGCGGCCTGGAATTGTGGCGCGCCGGGTACGCGCCCGTGCTGACGCTCTCCGAGCAAGCACAAATCTACGGAAATTCGGCGTGCCCCAAGGTGTCGGCCCTGTCACGCGGCCAGATCGAGCGCCTGTACGGTCAGGACGGTCCACGTACGCTGATTTTGCGCCAAGTGACCGACACGCACGACGAGGCGGTTCGGGTGCGCGAGCTGGCTCGTCTGCACGGATGGCAGCGCGTTCTGCTGGTCACGTCGCCCTCGCATTCACGACGGGCCGCCGCGCTGTTTGACCGCGAAGGCCTGCAGGTGGTGTCGGTACCCGCAGAGGAACCGCGCTTCGATGGCACCTTGCCCTTGGCCAGCGACCGGCTGTATGCGCTGCGGGTGGTCACCTACGAAGTCCTCAGCCGCGTGAAGGCGGTCTTGTCCGGCAGCGAGCGAATGTAG
- a CDS encoding menaquinone biosynthesis family protein: MTGAADTLPLGYSFCPNDTFIFYALTFGRVPSPLPVQEVLEDVETLNAWAREGRLPMTKISYRAYFEVMDRYVALRAGGALGRGVGPLIVTKEALPSLRGRLVASPGALTTAEMLLRLVEPGLQVVRMRYDEVMPAVQAGRVDAGLIIHESRFTFHEYGLQKFIDLGAWWEGETGLPLPLGAILVRRDLAASTQWALNEAVGASLEYAWAHPQEPRGYIRAHALEMSDDVMQAHIDLYVNPFSRDVGEEGERAVQELRRRAEVAGLISPSPLPLFVQAP, encoded by the coding sequence ATGACCGGCGCCGCCGACACCTTGCCCCTCGGATACTCCTTTTGCCCGAATGACACTTTTATTTTCTACGCGCTCACCTTTGGCCGTGTGCCCTCTCCCCTGCCCGTGCAGGAGGTGCTCGAGGACGTCGAGACCCTCAATGCCTGGGCACGCGAGGGGCGGTTGCCTATGACCAAGATCAGTTACCGCGCCTACTTCGAGGTGATGGATCGCTACGTCGCCCTGCGCGCGGGCGGCGCGCTGGGTCGGGGCGTGGGACCTTTGATCGTCACGAAAGAGGCGCTGCCCTCCCTCAGGGGCCGCTTGGTCGCTTCACCCGGTGCACTCACGACCGCGGAGATGCTGCTGCGTCTGGTGGAGCCGGGCCTGCAGGTGGTGCGCATGCGCTACGACGAGGTAATGCCGGCGGTGCAGGCCGGGCGTGTGGACGCCGGGCTGATCATTCACGAGTCGCGCTTCACTTTTCACGAGTACGGCCTGCAGAAATTCATCGACCTGGGCGCCTGGTGGGAAGGCGAGACGGGCCTGCCGCTGCCGCTCGGCGCGATTCTGGTGCGGCGCGATCTTGCGGCTTCCACGCAGTGGGCACTGAACGAAGCGGTTGGCGCCAGCCTGGAGTACGCCTGGGCACATCCACAGGAACCTCGCGGCTACATTCGCGCTCACGCTCTGGAGATGAGCGACGACGTGATGCAGGCCCACATCGACCTGTACGTCAATCCGTTCAGCCGTGACGTGGGCGAGGAAGGCGAGCGCGCCGTGCAGGAATTGCGCCGCCGCGCCGAAGTGGCCGGGCTGATTTCGCCAAGTCCACTTCCCCTGTTCGTACAGGCACCTTGA
- a CDS encoding acyl-CoA thioesterase, protein MIARSPIRVRYAETDQMGVAHHANYPVWFEIGRSEVLQLLGLRYRDIEARGFYLMLSGLQVHYRRAARYDDDLTLETWMQEARSRKLVFAYRLLRELQPGATEVLATGRTEHIMTDRSYRVASVPTDVLALLKTAVDLPARPV, encoded by the coding sequence TTGATTGCCCGCTCGCCGATTCGCGTGCGTTATGCCGAAACCGACCAGATGGGTGTGGCGCACCACGCGAATTACCCGGTGTGGTTTGAAATCGGGCGCAGTGAAGTGCTGCAACTGTTGGGCCTGCGTTACCGTGACATTGAAGCGCGCGGGTTTTACCTCATGCTGTCGGGCTTGCAGGTGCACTACCGGCGTGCTGCGCGTTACGACGACGACTTGACGCTGGAAACCTGGATGCAGGAAGCACGCAGCCGCAAGCTGGTGTTCGCTTACCGCTTGTTGCGTGAACTTCAGCCGGGAGCGACAGAAGTGCTCGCGACGGGCCGGACCGAGCACATCATGACCGACCGGTCGTACCGCGTGGCAAGTGTTCCGACTGACGTGCTGGCACTGCTGAAAACTGCGGTCGACCTTCCGGCAAGGCCCGTTTGA
- a CDS encoding phosphotransferase, translating to MLPDDLSAVARRALGGFQVMADHSWPHGESWVWELRSADGRFFLKQQRRTEVYLREKHALQRWATALGSRGPELLACADDERALLMSALPGTRAEGVNLSVSEQRELHRQAGELLARLMQARPK from the coding sequence ATGTTGCCAGATGACTTGTCTGCCGTTGCCCGGCGAGCGCTGGGCGGCTTTCAGGTGATGGCCGATCACTCCTGGCCGCACGGCGAGTCGTGGGTATGGGAGCTGCGCTCGGCGGACGGCCGATTTTTTCTGAAGCAGCAGCGCCGCACCGAGGTGTACCTGCGCGAAAAGCACGCCTTGCAACGGTGGGCGACCGCGCTCGGTTCGCGTGGACCCGAGTTGCTCGCCTGCGCCGATGACGAGCGGGCCTTGCTGATGAGCGCCCTGCCCGGAACGCGTGCCGAGGGTGTGAACCTCAGCGTGTCCGAGCAGCGTGAACTTCACCGCCAGGCGGGGGAACTGCTGGCCCGCTTGATGCAGGCACGGCCGAAGTGA
- a CDS encoding HesA/MoeB/ThiF family protein, with protein MTLAREDIERYSRQLMLPGFADSMTTLRSARVLMVGVGGLGSPLSTYLVGAGVGQLTLCDGDRVSLSNLQRQPLFTAPDVGRLKTEVAAARLQALNPSVQLRTLGALNATNAPGLVRAHDVVVDASDNFTTRYLVSDACAAAGVPSVWGAAGGFEGMLSVFSGDLTLRSVFPEPGGDDCDTVGVLGPLLGVVASAMAVEVIKLLSGQGEVLLGKLWTYDALTGRVRTIALR; from the coding sequence ATGACCCTGGCCCGTGAGGACATCGAGCGCTATTCGCGCCAGCTGATGCTGCCCGGCTTCGCGGACAGTATGACCACCCTGCGCTCGGCACGGGTGCTGATGGTGGGTGTAGGGGGTCTGGGTTCGCCGCTCTCGACCTATCTGGTCGGTGCAGGCGTGGGGCAACTGACCCTCTGTGACGGCGACCGGGTCAGCCTCTCCAATCTGCAGCGCCAACCGCTCTTTACGGCGCCTGACGTGGGCCGCCTGAAGACGGAGGTGGCCGCCGCACGCCTGCAGGCGCTCAATCCGTCGGTGCAGTTGCGCACGCTCGGCGCATTGAATGCCACAAACGCTCCCGGTCTGGTGCGCGCGCACGATGTGGTCGTGGATGCCAGCGACAACTTCACGACCCGCTACCTCGTTTCAGATGCCTGCGCCGCCGCCGGCGTGCCCAGCGTCTGGGGCGCGGCAGGCGGCTTCGAAGGCATGCTCAGCGTCTTTTCGGGCGATCTGACCTTGCGCTCGGTCTTTCCCGAACCAGGAGGAGACGACTGCGATACCGTCGGGGTCCTGGGGCCCCTGCTCGGGGTGGTGGCGTCCGCAATGGCCGTCGAGGTCATCAAGCTGCTGTCCGGACAGGGCGAGGTCCTGCTCGGTAAATTGTGGACGTACGATGCCTTGACGGGGCGGGTCCGCACCATCGCCTTGCGCTGA
- a CDS encoding ABC transporter substrate-binding protein yields MKKWLILSGLVLMTTTLAKPIVVGSKLDPEAQLLGQMILLTLQNAGLEVTDKTTLGDTGVNRKAILAGEIDVYPEYTGNAVYLFPDAKIDAASAGNPSKIHALAKQLDAKNGITWLKSANANNTWVVALPEAFAKTNKLTSLTDLAKYLNQGGSFKIAGSPEFFDRPDTMPAFEKAYGFKLKPAQKLVLAGATPPQTQQAAARGTSGVNAAMAYGTDGTLSALKLVSLSDPKGAQPVYQPAPIIRSDILKANPKIEGLLNKVFASLDQKTLQNLNGQIAVEGKNARDVAQAYLKSKNLIK; encoded by the coding sequence ATGAAGAAATGGCTGATTCTCAGCGGTCTCGTGCTGATGACCACGACCCTCGCCAAGCCGATTGTCGTCGGTTCGAAACTTGACCCGGAAGCGCAGTTGCTGGGGCAGATGATCTTGCTCACCTTGCAGAACGCCGGACTTGAGGTGACCGACAAAACCACCCTAGGAGACACGGGCGTGAATCGCAAGGCCATTCTGGCCGGGGAGATCGACGTATACCCGGAGTATACCGGCAACGCCGTGTACCTCTTTCCGGACGCCAAGATCGACGCGGCCTCCGCAGGTAACCCCAGCAAGATTCACGCCCTGGCCAAACAGCTCGACGCCAAGAACGGCATCACCTGGCTGAAGTCTGCCAACGCCAACAACACCTGGGTTGTCGCGCTGCCGGAGGCCTTCGCCAAGACCAACAAGCTCACTTCACTGACCGACCTCGCCAAATACCTCAACCAGGGCGGCAGTTTCAAAATTGCCGGTTCACCCGAATTCTTCGACCGCCCGGATACCATGCCCGCCTTTGAAAAGGCCTACGGCTTCAAGCTCAAGCCCGCGCAGAAGCTGGTACTGGCAGGCGCCACTCCGCCGCAGACACAGCAGGCGGCGGCCCGCGGCACCAGCGGTGTCAACGCTGCAATGGCCTACGGCACCGACGGGACGCTGAGCGCCCTCAAGCTGGTGTCGCTGAGCGACCCCAAAGGCGCGCAGCCCGTGTACCAGCCTGCACCCATCATCCGTTCAGACATCCTGAAAGCCAATCCGAAAATCGAAGGGCTGCTCAATAAGGTCTTTGCCTCGCTGGATCAAAAGACCCTGCAGAACCTCAACGGACAGATCGCCGTCGAGGGCAAGAACGCCCGCGACGTGGCTCAGGCCTATCTGAAAAGCAAAAACCTCATCAAGTAA